The Mercurialis annua linkage group LG8, ddMerAnnu1.2, whole genome shotgun sequence genome window below encodes:
- the LOC126660479 gene encoding stress enhanced protein 1, chloroplastic: MPRVRLTLSQFSGHLQPPIKRIKYQNIRLQLASETPPKKIICCCLSQVMAVASQVSASLCLSIAHSCSVSSSRTHAVFRLPGSRLAPIKTTFATGLPLILTSRTSHQTRRASNATLVSVRSEQSTQGNGLDVWLGRFAMIGFAAAISVEVATGKGLLENFGLTSPLPTVALAVTGLVGVLTAVFIFQSASEN; encoded by the exons ATGCCACGTGTCAGATTGACACTCTCTCAATTCTCTGGTCATCTTCAACCTCCAATTAAGAggataaaatatcaaaatatcagaCTACAGTTAGCAAGTGAAACTccaccaaaaaaaattatctgttGCTGTCTCTCACAAGTCATGGccgtagcatctcaagtctcagcTTCTCTTTGCCTCTCAATCGCtc ATTCTTGCAGTGTTAGTTCATCAAGAACTCATGCTGTTTTTCGACTACCCGGTTCGAGGTTAGCTCCAATTAAGACAACGTTTGCTACTGGCTTGCCTCTGATTT TGACATCAAGAACTTCTCACCAGACAAGACGTGCAAGCAATGCAACATTGGTTTCAGTTAGAAGCGAGCAAAGCACCCAAGGCAACGGTTTAGATGTATGGCTTGGGCGATTTGCAATGATTGGCTTTGCCGCAGCTATCAGTGTAGAAGTAGCCACCGGGAAGGGACTTTTGGAG AATTTTGGGCTTACATCCCCCTTGCCAACAGTAGCCTTGGCAGTAACGGGATTGGTGGGAGTCTTAACAGCTGTTTTCATATTCCAGTCAGCTTCTGAGAATTGA